In a genomic window of [Empedobacter] haloabium:
- a CDS encoding outer membrane protein transport protein, whose protein sequence is MQSALRTLVAALAAALPAQPVLAALVENLTTSVTAMALGNAVTADPPGIDSIHFNPAGLARLTGDSKIYSAFGASIRTGAAFHKPEGFDVGGWTDDPVAGQRTGPVRQAMYVPGYGMPGWRLPGVIIPGLGMAFNKPGSAFTFATNSYMSQAISIDRTTDPNDPARFDGRQIQLQRLVYAAPSIGWKYSDTLRFGLSVPIAHSAFVVDTHMRFPNELLGVFGKLQQGWCPESGGNIIDTFGFGLCGGGKEGMVTPFKHAASMRLQMTAPFDPTLNLGVLWEPRPWFALGAVYQGGSKTRYTGKYQFDTQPMLRNFVKGLNSSLFGPVAGAVLGLPSSIPETQKGNLSATIPFPAHLQVGVKLRPIRYVQLNVDASIAKWSDWNALTFEFDQSVKLLEVARLYGIADSTKLKIPRGYKSLVNYGFGLQLFPTEKLALRLGYEPRKSSIPGDKVDLIAPLPDTKLYSVGLNYKFSPHSDISLTASYMAGKFDTPANTDCNMNCNKFLNVIYNPYAGLDVAGDIKVRYAGLSFTHRF, encoded by the coding sequence ATGCAGAGCGCCCTCCGCACCCTCGTCGCCGCGCTCGCGGCCGCCCTGCCGGCGCAGCCGGTGCTGGCCGCGCTGGTGGAAAACCTGACCACCAGCGTCACCGCGATGGCATTGGGGAACGCCGTCACGGCCGACCCGCCTGGCATCGATTCGATCCACTTCAATCCGGCCGGTCTGGCGCGGCTGACGGGCGACAGCAAGATCTACTCGGCGTTCGGTGCCTCGATCCGTACCGGCGCCGCCTTCCACAAGCCGGAAGGGTTCGACGTGGGCGGCTGGACCGACGATCCCGTGGCCGGCCAGCGCACCGGGCCGGTGCGCCAGGCGATGTACGTGCCCGGCTACGGCATGCCGGGCTGGCGTCTGCCCGGCGTCATCATCCCCGGCCTGGGCATGGCGTTCAACAAGCCCGGCTCGGCTTTCACGTTCGCCACCAACAGCTACATGTCGCAGGCCATCAGCATCGACCGCACCACCGATCCGAACGATCCGGCCCGCTTCGACGGGCGCCAGATCCAGCTGCAGCGCCTGGTCTACGCGGCGCCCTCGATCGGCTGGAAGTATTCGGACACGCTGCGCTTCGGCCTCTCGGTACCGATCGCGCACTCGGCGTTCGTCGTCGACACGCACATGCGCTTCCCCAACGAGCTGCTGGGCGTGTTCGGCAAGCTGCAGCAGGGCTGGTGCCCCGAGAGCGGCGGCAACATCATCGACACGTTCGGTTTCGGCCTGTGCGGCGGCGGCAAGGAAGGCATGGTCACGCCGTTCAAGCATGCCGCCTCGATGCGGCTACAGATGACGGCGCCGTTCGATCCGACCCTGAATCTGGGCGTGCTGTGGGAGCCGCGGCCGTGGTTCGCGCTGGGCGCCGTCTACCAGGGCGGCTCGAAGACGCGCTACACCGGCAAATACCAGTTCGACACGCAGCCGATGCTGCGCAACTTCGTCAAGGGCCTGAATTCCAGCCTGTTCGGGCCCGTCGCCGGTGCCGTGCTGGGACTGCCCTCCTCCATCCCGGAAACGCAGAAAGGCAATCTGTCGGCCACGATTCCGTTCCCGGCGCACCTGCAGGTCGGCGTCAAGCTGCGCCCGATCCGCTACGTGCAGCTGAACGTGGACGCCAGCATCGCCAAGTGGAGCGACTGGAACGCGCTGACGTTCGAGTTCGACCAGAGCGTCAAGCTGCTGGAGGTGGCGCGCCTGTACGGCATCGCCGACTCGACAAAACTCAAGATCCCGCGCGGCTACAAGAGCCTCGTCAACTACGGCTTCGGACTGCAGCTGTTCCCCACCGAGAAGCTGGCGCTGCGCCTGGGCTACGAGCCGCGCAAGAGCTCCATCCCGGGCGACAAGGTCGACCTGATCGCACCGCTGCCGGACACGAAGCTGTACAGCGTGGGCCTGAACTACAAGTTCTCGCCGCACAGCGACATCAGCCTGACGGCTTCGTACATGGCCGGCAAGTTCGACACGCCGGCCAACACCGACTGCAATATGAACTGCAACAAGTTCCTGAACGTGATCTACAACCCCTATGCGGGGCTGGACGTGGCGGGCGACATCAAGGTCCGCTACGCCGGTCTCAGCTTCACCCACCGATTCTGA
- a CDS encoding transporter encodes MILKTAPVAALAVASALAMLTALPARAQETQQTPASSDAARDALARKEGEGDQTELLKETLTAVDKQYSLIRKGRSQFTYDLTYTYIGQERIVTDYTADGLTLFDIENTNSHTITNTLSADYGVLNNLTANVTFPVISKYTDSTKHSGLSNSLGDINVGARWQPLEARRDRPNFTVTGNVRLPSGRSPFKVIAGSGEATGSGVTAVTAGLNVNRIVDPVALFGSLNMTVSAAANGLHQLNGTRVLTRVKPGTSVGFGIGFAYALSYGISTTLSFQEAISAGSKLRFEDGLEVKTSTQTSAIVNLGLGYRVSPKTTVNLSVGIGLTNDSPNLSVGLNLPLAF; translated from the coding sequence ATGATCCTGAAGACCGCGCCTGTCGCCGCCCTCGCCGTAGCCTCCGCCCTCGCCATGTTGACCGCCCTGCCGGCCCGCGCCCAGGAAACGCAACAGACTCCCGCCAGCAGCGACGCCGCGCGCGACGCGCTGGCCAGGAAGGAAGGCGAAGGCGACCAGACCGAGCTGCTGAAGGAAACGCTGACGGCCGTCGACAAGCAGTATTCGCTGATCCGCAAGGGCCGCTCGCAGTTCACCTACGACCTCACCTACACCTACATCGGCCAGGAACGCATCGTCACCGACTACACGGCGGACGGCCTGACCCTGTTCGACATCGAGAACACCAACTCGCACACGATCACCAATACGCTGTCGGCCGACTACGGGGTGCTGAACAACCTGACCGCTAACGTGACCTTCCCCGTGATCTCGAAGTACACGGATTCGACCAAGCACTCGGGCCTGTCCAATTCGCTGGGCGACATCAACGTGGGCGCGCGCTGGCAGCCGCTGGAGGCGCGCCGCGACCGCCCCAACTTCACCGTCACCGGCAACGTGCGGCTGCCATCCGGACGCAGCCCGTTCAAGGTCATCGCCGGCAGCGGCGAGGCGACCGGCAGCGGCGTCACCGCCGTCACGGCGGGCCTGAACGTCAACCGCATCGTCGATCCGGTCGCGCTGTTCGGCTCCCTCAACATGACCGTCAGCGCGGCCGCCAACGGTCTGCACCAGCTCAACGGCACGCGCGTGCTGACGCGCGTGAAGCCGGGCACCTCGGTCGGTTTCGGCATCGGCTTCGCTTACGCGCTGTCGTACGGGATCTCGACCACGCTGTCGTTCCAGGAAGCGATTTCGGCCGGCTCCAAGCTGCGCTTCGAGGATGGCCTGGAGGTCAAGACCAGCACGCAGACGTCGGCCATCGTCAACCTGGGCCTGGGCTACCGGGTATCGCCGAAGACCACCGTCAACCTGTCCGTCGGCATCGGTCTCACCAACGATTCGCCGAACCTGTCGGTGGGCCTGAACCTGCCGCTGGCGTTCTGA
- a CDS encoding C39 family peptidase — protein MLMLLMSVLAIAVGGAGLLSRHEVRERPKGQFEMPQTMLGGGSYSQDVSIEPFSELKYRHIVRQAYDYSCGSAALVTILTYHLGLPVTEQQAMEGMLEKGEKEKIIERRGFSLLDMKRYVASLGVTGAGYRAEVKDLLSLTEPAIVPIDYAGAKHFVVLRGIRDGVVFIADPSAGNIAFSVEEFATLWDQNTLFIVSPQAGQKAPARLALSDNELGVVDMDRVTNGGRLDALNHAAHLLQRAVNSGASGTWMHSR, from the coding sequence ATGCTGATGCTGCTGATGAGTGTGCTGGCCATCGCGGTCGGCGGCGCCGGCCTGCTGTCGCGTCACGAAGTGCGGGAGCGTCCCAAGGGCCAGTTCGAGATGCCGCAGACCATGCTGGGCGGCGGCAGCTATTCGCAGGACGTCAGCATCGAACCGTTCTCGGAGCTGAAGTATCGCCACATCGTGCGCCAGGCCTACGACTACAGCTGCGGCTCCGCCGCGCTGGTGACGATCCTGACGTATCACCTGGGTCTTCCGGTCACCGAGCAGCAGGCCATGGAAGGCATGCTGGAGAAGGGCGAAAAAGAAAAGATCATCGAGCGGCGCGGCTTCTCGCTGCTGGACATGAAGCGCTACGTGGCGTCGCTGGGCGTGACCGGCGCCGGCTATCGGGCCGAGGTCAAGGACCTCTTGAGCCTGACGGAACCGGCCATCGTGCCGATCGACTACGCGGGCGCCAAGCACTTCGTGGTGTTGCGCGGCATCCGCGATGGCGTTGTCTTCATCGCCGATCCCTCCGCCGGCAATATCGCCTTCTCCGTCGAGGAATTCGCCACCTTGTGGGACCAGAACACGCTGTTCATCGTCTCGCCTCAGGCCGGCCAGAAGGCGCCGGCCAGGCTGGCCTTGAGCGACAACGAACTGGGCGTCGTCGACATGGACCGTGTCACCAACGGTGGCCGGCTCGATGCCCTCAATCACGCCGCGCACCTGTTGCAGCGCGCCGTCAACTCCGGCGCGTCCGGTACCTGGATGCACAGCCGCTAG
- a CDS encoding MFS transporter has protein sequence MVWLMAAATGLIVANLYYAQPLVGPISRATGLDAGAAGLIVTLTQMGYCLGMLFIVPLGDLVENRRLIVTALAATACALGAAAFASNAAVFLAAAFCIGLGSVAAQIIVPFAAHLSLPETRGQTVGTVVSGLLLGIMLARPVSSLVTDALGWHAIFVLSAVWTAALALLLKRRLPLREPDHTSTYAALLGSMWHLLKTTPILRRRAGYQFCMFGAFSLFWTTVPLVLASDAFGLSQTGIALFALAGVAGAIVSPIAGRRADLGKSRSTTAIALTAGLLSFAVPLLLHGGRTFELCLLVAASIVLDAGVSGSLVVGQRAIYSLGADVRSRLNGLYMAIFFMGGALGSVLGGWMFAHHGWHGVLLTGLAFPALGLALFASERRK, from the coding sequence ATGGTCTGGCTGATGGCCGCCGCCACCGGCCTGATCGTCGCCAACCTGTACTACGCCCAACCGCTGGTCGGTCCGATCAGCCGCGCCACCGGTCTCGATGCCGGCGCCGCCGGTTTGATCGTCACCTTGACGCAGATGGGCTACTGCCTCGGCATGCTGTTCATCGTGCCATTGGGCGACCTGGTGGAGAACCGCCGCCTGATCGTCACCGCGCTGGCCGCCACCGCCTGCGCGCTGGGCGCCGCCGCGTTTGCGAGCAACGCGGCCGTGTTCCTGGCCGCCGCGTTCTGCATCGGCCTCGGTTCCGTGGCCGCGCAGATCATCGTGCCGTTCGCGGCGCACTTGTCCCTGCCCGAAACGCGCGGCCAGACCGTCGGCACCGTCGTCAGTGGGCTGCTGCTGGGGATCATGCTGGCACGCCCGGTATCGAGCCTGGTGACGGACGCCCTGGGCTGGCACGCCATCTTCGTGCTGTCCGCCGTCTGGACGGCCGCGCTGGCACTGCTGCTGAAGCGCCGCCTGCCGCTGCGCGAGCCGGACCACACCAGCACCTACGCCGCCCTGCTGGGCTCCATGTGGCACCTGCTGAAGACGACGCCGATCCTGCGCCGCCGCGCCGGCTACCAGTTCTGCATGTTCGGCGCCTTCAGCCTGTTCTGGACCACGGTGCCGCTGGTGCTGGCCAGCGACGCGTTCGGCCTGTCGCAGACAGGCATCGCGCTGTTCGCGCTGGCCGGCGTGGCCGGCGCCATCGTCTCGCCGATCGCCGGGCGCCGCGCCGACCTGGGCAAGTCGCGTTCGACGACGGCCATCGCGCTGACGGCTGGCCTGCTGTCGTTCGCCGTGCCGCTGCTGCTGCACGGCGGCCGCACGTTCGAACTGTGCCTGCTGGTGGCGGCGTCGATCGTGCTCGACGCCGGTGTCTCGGGCAGCCTGGTGGTCGGCCAGCGCGCCATCTATTCGTTGGGCGCGGACGTGCGCAGCCGCCTGAACGGCCTGTACATGGCGATCTTCTTCATGGGTGGCGCGCTCGGCTCCGTGCTGGGCGGCTGGATGTTCGCCCACCACGGCTGGCATGGTGTGCTGCTGACGGGCCTCGCGTTCCCCGCGCTCGGCCTGGCCTTGTTCGCCAGCGAGCGCCGCAAATAA
- a CDS encoding LLM class flavin-dependent oxidoreductase has protein sequence MIPFSILDLSPIAQGSDAGASLRNTLDLARHGERWGYHRYWLAEHHGMPGIASAATAVVIAHVAGGTSTIRVGAGGIMLPNHAPLVIAEQFGTLEALFPGRIDLGLGRAPGSDQTTARALRRNLESNAEQFPQDVVELQDYLSDQPRQRVLAVPGHGAKVPLWILGSSLFGAQLAAHLGLPFAFASHFAPQMMMQAIALYRANFKPSAQLDKPYVMLGYNVFAAETDEEAEWRATSMQQAFVNLRTGRPGKLPPPVTNYRDALGPQENAMLDSVLSCSAVGSPETVAAQMKGFIASTQPDELMITSQIFEHSARLRSYEILADVHRRL, from the coding sequence ATGATTCCATTTTCCATACTCGATCTTTCCCCGATCGCGCAGGGCAGCGATGCCGGCGCGTCGCTGCGCAATACGCTGGACCTGGCCCGGCATGGCGAACGGTGGGGCTACCACCGCTACTGGCTGGCGGAACACCACGGCATGCCGGGCATCGCCAGCGCGGCCACCGCCGTCGTCATCGCCCACGTGGCCGGCGGCACGTCGACGATCCGCGTCGGCGCGGGCGGCATCATGCTGCCGAACCACGCACCGCTCGTCATCGCGGAACAATTCGGCACGCTGGAGGCGCTGTTCCCCGGCCGCATCGACCTGGGCCTGGGCCGCGCGCCCGGCTCCGACCAGACCACGGCGCGCGCGCTGCGGCGCAACCTGGAGTCCAACGCGGAACAGTTCCCGCAGGACGTCGTCGAACTGCAGGACTACCTGTCCGACCAGCCGCGCCAGCGCGTGCTGGCGGTACCAGGCCACGGCGCCAAGGTACCGCTGTGGATACTCGGTTCCAGCCTGTTCGGCGCCCAGCTGGCGGCCCACCTGGGCCTGCCGTTCGCGTTCGCGTCGCACTTCGCGCCGCAGATGATGATGCAGGCGATCGCCCTCTACCGCGCCAACTTCAAGCCGTCCGCGCAGCTGGACAAGCCCTACGTCATGCTGGGCTACAACGTGTTCGCGGCCGAAACGGACGAGGAAGCCGAGTGGCGCGCCACGTCGATGCAGCAGGCCTTCGTCAACCTGCGCACGGGCCGGCCCGGAAAGTTGCCGCCGCCGGTGACGAACTACCGCGACGCGCTGGGCCCGCAGGAAAACGCGATGCTGGACTCGGTGCTGTCCTGCTCCGCCGTCGGCTCGCCCGAGACGGTCGCGGCGCAGATGAAAGGCTTCATCGCCAGCACCCAGCCGGACGAGCTGATGATCACCTCGCAGATCTTCGAGCACAGCGCGCGGCTGCGCTCCTACGAGATCCTGGCGGACGTGCACCGCCGGCTCTGA
- a CDS encoding ATP-binding protein translates to MEPTPLPAGLNGTARHSAAARLPTIRFRLALLVLSCVLPAAIVSGFLIYDHYRVERSSLLAEAMSTARSMVSVVDRDFDTVVTALRTLSISDDIDSADHAEFRRQASNVHAILPITEIVLYAPASGRQLMNTAAAGQGVGPAALLRQVVRMRQPGVSSLYRAANGAMTITVAVPILRDGAVRYVLAAQVMPSALNGILTDQKIPDSWRAAILDSDAAIVARNLQIEQFQGRQPRPEVVARVRQQLEDTFDSLTVDDVEVVTLYSRSPKSGWTVMLGVPHKNLTAGLLRTLESLIVATVVLLAMGFAMAWLVGGRIAHSVHALIDPATALGAGRPVQPPRVDFREAQQVADSLERAALALDEARARAAKELRDRRAAQEALQAADVRKDEFLATLAHELRNPMAPLVNALQILRLPGRAAVPASNVLDIMERQLKQMVRLVDDLLDVSRITTNKLGIRHEPLVLQDVIGHALETSGPLLQQRRHALSVHQPDQPVALTGDATRLAQVFSNLLNNAAKYTPNGGRIALDVFVLRPHAGEPQHHGQVRIEISDNGIGIGAAALPHVFDIFFQADRSLGRSQAGLGIGLSLARRLVELHGGTLTAASPGEGLGSTFAIELPLATQATAAPVADNNAGTPIPPLRVLVADDNVDHANTLRTLLLAAGQQVQVCYDGLSALRCAEAFEPQIAFLDIGMPRLDGYELARRLRANSQLRDCTLVAVTGWGQLQDQQRSRAAGFDHHIVKPLQLAQLNELLRARALAPAEAQ, encoded by the coding sequence GTGGAGCCCACTCCTCTCCCTGCCGGCTTGAACGGCACGGCCCGCCACAGCGCGGCCGCGCGCCTGCCCACGATCCGGTTCAGGCTGGCGCTGCTGGTGCTCAGCTGCGTGCTGCCGGCCGCCATCGTGTCCGGCTTCCTGATCTATGACCACTACCGGGTCGAGCGCTCCAGCCTGCTGGCCGAAGCGATGTCGACGGCGCGTTCGATGGTTTCCGTGGTGGACCGCGATTTCGACACGGTCGTCACCGCCTTGCGCACCTTGTCCATCTCCGACGACATCGACAGCGCAGACCATGCCGAGTTCCGGCGCCAGGCCTCGAACGTGCACGCGATCCTGCCCATCACGGAGATCGTGCTGTACGCCCCCGCCAGCGGCCGGCAACTGATGAACACGGCCGCTGCCGGCCAGGGCGTCGGTCCGGCGGCGCTGCTGCGCCAGGTCGTGCGCATGCGCCAGCCGGGCGTCTCCAGCCTGTACCGCGCCGCCAACGGTGCCATGACGATCACGGTGGCCGTGCCGATCCTGCGCGACGGCGCCGTGCGTTACGTGCTGGCGGCGCAGGTCATGCCGTCCGCGCTGAACGGCATCCTGACCGACCAGAAGATCCCCGACAGCTGGCGCGCGGCGATCCTCGACAGCGACGCGGCCATCGTCGCGCGCAACCTGCAGATCGAACAGTTCCAGGGGCGCCAGCCGCGCCCCGAAGTGGTGGCGCGCGTGCGCCAGCAACTGGAGGACACGTTCGATTCGCTGACGGTGGACGACGTCGAGGTGGTCACGCTGTACAGCCGCTCGCCCAAGTCCGGCTGGACGGTGATGCTGGGCGTGCCGCACAAGAACCTGACGGCGGGCCTGTTGCGCACCCTGGAGTCGCTGATCGTGGCCACCGTCGTGCTGCTGGCGATGGGCTTCGCGATGGCCTGGCTGGTCGGCGGCCGTATCGCCCATTCCGTGCATGCGCTGATCGACCCGGCCACCGCGCTGGGTGCCGGCCGGCCGGTGCAGCCGCCGCGGGTCGATTTCCGCGAAGCCCAGCAGGTGGCCGACTCGCTCGAGCGCGCCGCGCTGGCCCTGGACGAGGCGCGCGCCCGGGCCGCCAAGGAGCTACGCGACCGCCGTGCCGCCCAGGAAGCGCTGCAGGCGGCCGACGTGCGCAAGGACGAATTCCTGGCCACGCTGGCGCACGAGCTGCGCAACCCGATGGCGCCCTTGGTCAATGCGCTGCAGATCTTGCGCCTGCCCGGCCGCGCCGCCGTCCCGGCCAGCAACGTGCTGGACATCATGGAACGCCAGCTGAAGCAGATGGTGCGGCTGGTGGACGACCTGCTGGACGTCTCGCGCATCACGACGAACAAGCTGGGCATCCGGCACGAGCCGCTGGTGCTGCAAGACGTGATCGGGCACGCGCTGGAGACTTCCGGCCCGCTGCTGCAGCAGCGCCGCCATGCGCTGTCGGTGCACCAGCCGGACCAGCCGGTGGCGCTGACGGGCGACGCCACCCGGCTGGCGCAGGTGTTCTCCAACCTGCTGAACAACGCCGCCAAGTACACGCCGAACGGCGGGCGCATCGCGCTGGACGTGTTCGTGCTGCGCCCGCACGCGGGCGAGCCGCAGCACCACGGCCAGGTGCGCATCGAGATCAGCGACAACGGCATCGGCATCGGCGCGGCCGCGCTGCCGCACGTGTTCGACATCTTCTTCCAGGCCGACCGCTCGCTGGGCCGCTCGCAGGCGGGCCTGGGCATCGGCCTGTCACTGGCGCGGCGCCTGGTCGAGCTGCACGGCGGCACGCTGACGGCGGCGAGCCCCGGCGAAGGCCTGGGCAGCACCTTCGCCATCGAGCTGCCGCTGGCCACGCAAGCCACGGCCGCGCCGGTGGCCGACAATAATGCCGGCACGCCGATTCCGCCCCTGCGCGTGCTGGTGGCGGACGACAACGTGGACCACGCCAATACCCTGCGCACCCTGCTGCTTGCCGCCGGCCAGCAGGTGCAGGTGTGCTACGACGGCCTGTCCGCGCTGCGCTGCGCCGAGGCGTTCGAACCGCAGATTGCCTTCCTCGACATCGGCATGCCACGACTGGACGGCTACGAGCTGGCGCGCCGGCTGCGCGCCAATTCGCAACTGCGCGACTGCACGCTGGTGGCCGTCACGGGCTGGGGGCAGTTGCAGGACCAGCAACGCTCGCGCGCGGCCGGGTTCGACCATCACATCGTCAAGCCGCTGCAGCTGGCGCAACTGAACGAGTTGCTGCGCGCCCGCGCGCTGGCGCCGGCCGAGGCCCAGTAA
- a CDS encoding dipeptidase, whose translation MLKKAVLLSMLLSALSPDALAAPSPLAVATAEHARNAYAGKVVDTLAGLVAFNTVADPQVPFERNPAHLGFKAYLKKEAHRLGFDYRDDGYVVVIGHGRGRERVGVITHGDVQPVDPAKWRQSPFRLDRTSEPGLLLGRGTEDDKGPIATALYAMKAIKDRKVPLRKRIELYVYMAEESDWAPLEAYLKTHTPPQVNITLDAEYPAVTAEKGWGLLSVAVPLGTAPSAPPDGAVLTSFAGGFFDSQIPEDASAVIDGASVELEQAIRTRAAAQPGMRYTFQRSGQRLTVEAQGVSAHSSKPEDGVNAIAMLADALAGQTWRGTPAAAMVHFLNDLVGTGLYGEKFGEAAYRDEFMGPMTVAPVVLKEAEGALRLNINLRRPRGKPAPLLEGQFKAAFDAWKARQGNVVAGATLVTQLGEPWVQNDAPQLPVLLDVFSHYTGIADAKPVSIGGGTNSRLFPNAVSFGPSMPGAVYTGHSEHEFISEKQLLLNLRMYTAVLVELAR comes from the coding sequence ATGCTGAAGAAAGCCGTGCTGTTGTCCATGCTGCTGTCCGCCCTGTCGCCCGATGCCCTGGCGGCGCCCAGCCCGCTGGCCGTGGCGACGGCCGAGCACGCGCGCAATGCGTATGCGGGCAAGGTCGTGGACACGCTGGCCGGCCTGGTTGCCTTCAACACGGTGGCCGATCCGCAGGTGCCGTTCGAACGCAATCCCGCCCATCTCGGCTTCAAGGCCTACCTGAAGAAGGAGGCGCACCGGCTGGGTTTCGACTATCGCGATGACGGGTACGTCGTCGTCATCGGTCATGGCCGTGGCCGCGAACGCGTCGGTGTCATCACGCATGGCGACGTGCAGCCAGTCGATCCGGCCAAGTGGCGCCAGTCGCCATTCCGGCTCGACCGCACCAGCGAGCCCGGCTTGCTGCTGGGACGGGGCACGGAAGACGACAAGGGGCCGATCGCCACTGCGCTGTATGCGATGAAGGCCATCAAGGATCGCAAGGTGCCGCTGCGCAAGCGCATCGAGCTGTACGTCTACATGGCGGAGGAATCGGACTGGGCGCCGCTCGAGGCCTACCTGAAGACGCATACGCCACCCCAGGTCAACATTACGCTCGACGCCGAGTACCCGGCCGTGACGGCCGAGAAAGGCTGGGGTCTGCTCAGCGTGGCGGTGCCGCTCGGTACCGCGCCCTCGGCGCCGCCGGACGGGGCCGTGCTGACCAGTTTCGCGGGCGGCTTTTTCGACAGCCAGATCCCGGAAGACGCGAGCGCCGTCATCGACGGCGCCAGCGTCGAACTGGAACAGGCGATCCGGACGCGAGCGGCCGCCCAGCCGGGCATGCGCTATACGTTCCAGCGTTCGGGCCAGCGCCTGACAGTAGAGGCGCAAGGCGTGTCGGCGCACTCGTCGAAACCGGAGGACGGCGTCAACGCCATCGCCATGCTGGCCGATGCGCTGGCCGGCCAGACCTGGCGCGGTACGCCGGCCGCGGCCATGGTGCACTTCCTGAACGACCTCGTCGGCACCGGACTGTACGGCGAGAAGTTCGGCGAAGCCGCCTACCGTGACGAATTCATGGGGCCGATGACGGTCGCACCCGTCGTCCTGAAGGAGGCCGAAGGCGCGCTGCGGCTGAACATCAACCTGCGCCGCCCGCGCGGCAAGCCGGCACCGCTGCTGGAAGGGCAGTTCAAGGCCGCGTTCGACGCGTGGAAAGCCCGTCAGGGCAACGTGGTCGCCGGTGCGACGCTGGTAACGCAGCTGGGCGAGCCCTGGGTGCAAAACGACGCGCCGCAACTGCCCGTGCTGCTGGACGTGTTCTCGCACTATACGGGCATCGCCGACGCGAAACCGGTATCGATCGGCGGCGGCACCAATTCGCGGCTGTTCCCGAACGCGGTGAGCTTCGGCCCCAGCATGCCTGGCGCCGTCTATACGGGCCATTCGGAACATGAATTCATCAGTGAGAAGCAGCTGCTGCTGAACCTGCGGATGTATACGGCCGTGCTGGTCGAGCTGGCGCGCTAG
- a CDS encoding TraB/GumN family protein has translation MPRYLTFVIALFISWSANSMEMSIPKEVTSTVASAVPASAAAPIQLQAGPREAGPREAAPRRGTLYKVRHDGKTSYLFGTIHVGKQGFFPLEPEVTRALADSSALVLELDTRVHKPFEQALAKYGSYPPGDSITRHLSPRALTQLNKALARAGLALQNVAMYRPWLVANILVGTEIEKHGYHRSNGVEGFLLTAAVEQKKEVHELESADYQLSLFASLDDAQQERYLMENLEELENGRALQKSAGLIDAWSNADAARIDVMARELTSGDTVSATFMDRTLLGKRNPEMAAHIERIMQSDQVAFVGIGLLHLVGDNGIPALLRQRGYDVEKVY, from the coding sequence ATGCCGCGTTATTTGACTTTCGTTATTGCCCTATTCATTTCATGGTCGGCCAATAGTATGGAAATGAGCATCCCCAAGGAAGTTACCTCGACGGTAGCTTCCGCGGTGCCCGCCAGCGCCGCCGCGCCGATTCAACTGCAGGCCGGGCCGCGAGAGGCCGGGCCGCGAGAGGCCGCGCCCCGCCGCGGCACCCTTTACAAGGTACGCCACGATGGCAAAACCAGCTACCTGTTCGGTACCATCCACGTCGGCAAGCAGGGTTTTTTCCCGCTCGAACCGGAAGTTACTCGCGCACTGGCCGATTCCAGCGCTCTTGTGCTGGAACTCGACACGCGTGTCCACAAGCCGTTCGAACAAGCCCTGGCAAAATACGGCAGCTATCCGCCTGGAGATTCCATCACCCGGCACCTGTCGCCGCGCGCGCTCACCCAACTGAACAAGGCGCTGGCCAGGGCCGGCCTGGCGTTGCAGAACGTCGCCATGTACCGGCCGTGGCTCGTCGCCAACATCCTCGTCGGCACTGAGATCGAGAAGCACGGATATCACCGCAGCAACGGGGTCGAGGGCTTCCTGCTGACGGCGGCAGTGGAACAGAAAAAGGAAGTGCACGAGCTGGAATCGGCAGACTACCAGCTCAGCCTGTTCGCATCGCTCGACGACGCCCAGCAGGAGCGCTACCTGATGGAAAACCTGGAAGAACTGGAAAACGGCAGGGCGCTGCAGAAGTCGGCCGGCCTGATCGACGCATGGAGCAACGCGGACGCTGCCCGTATCGACGTGATGGCACGCGAGCTGACGTCTGGCGATACCGTGTCCGCCACATTCATGGACCGCACGCTGCTGGGCAAGCGCAATCCGGAAATGGCCGCGCACATCGAGCGCATCATGCAAAGCGATCAGGTGGCCTTCGTCGGCATCGGCCTGCTGCACCTCGTGGGCGATAACGGTATCCCGGCATTGCTGCGCCAGCGTGGCTACGACGTCGAAAAGGTCTACTGA
- a CDS encoding VanZ family protein: MLNLLNILLLQPSHARLRYWGAWTMFALIVIVGSIPGARADAAEVASGVVLHSCAYAVLAFLIFTGSRGTPAQRAVKAVLTIAAMGAIDECVQSFLPYRHGAVRDWLVDCTAAVVTASLMWTLWSTRKVAS; the protein is encoded by the coding sequence GTGCTGAACCTGCTGAACATCCTGCTGCTGCAACCTTCCCATGCCCGCCTGCGCTACTGGGGCGCCTGGACGATGTTCGCCCTGATCGTCATCGTCGGTTCGATCCCGGGTGCCCGCGCGGACGCCGCCGAGGTTGCCTCTGGTGTCGTGCTGCACTCTTGCGCCTATGCCGTGCTCGCATTTCTCATCTTTACCGGCAGCCGCGGAACGCCGGCCCAGCGCGCAGTGAAGGCCGTGCTGACGATCGCCGCGATGGGCGCCATCGACGAATGCGTGCAGAGCTTCCTGCCGTATCGCCACGGCGCCGTACGCGACTGGCTGGTCGACTGTACCGCCGCGGTCGTAACGGCCAGCTTGATGTGGACGCTGTGGTCGACGCGCAAGGTCGCTTCCTAG